The following are encoded together in the Thermomonas brevis genome:
- a CDS encoding c-type cytochrome — MPFVTRKSLLTLSILSGVALAAAAGFVWSGIYNIGADDTHTRPVYSTLQALRERSIEVRANKLQVPADLDDPARIRQGAGNYNAMCTGCHLGPGMQDTELSMGLYPAPPNLSKETVDADTAFWVIKHGIKASGMPAWGKSMDDEYIWNMAAFLQALPKLTPEQYQALVASSGGHSHGGGESEGHAHAEGGEDHHDEGDAHAHTEGEEHNAMAGMQMDAPKPHSHPSGTPPHVDAPKDTKAPSGEVHIHADGKKHVHDAKPTATPATAKPTTADPHAGMDMPETEPASDGHDHQH; from the coding sequence ATGCCGTTCGTTACCCGAAAGTCCCTGCTCACACTGAGCATCCTGTCCGGCGTCGCCCTCGCGGCGGCAGCCGGTTTTGTCTGGTCCGGTATTTACAACATCGGCGCGGACGACACCCACACCCGACCCGTGTACTCGACGCTGCAAGCCCTGCGCGAACGCTCCATCGAGGTACGGGCGAACAAGTTGCAAGTGCCCGCCGATCTCGACGACCCGGCGCGCATCCGTCAGGGGGCTGGCAACTACAACGCCATGTGCACCGGCTGCCACCTCGGCCCGGGCATGCAAGACACCGAACTGAGCATGGGCCTGTATCCGGCACCGCCGAATCTGAGTAAGGAAACGGTCGACGCCGACACTGCGTTCTGGGTGATTAAGCACGGCATCAAGGCCTCAGGCATGCCGGCCTGGGGCAAGAGCATGGACGACGAATACATCTGGAACATGGCGGCGTTCCTGCAGGCACTGCCCAAGCTCACACCCGAGCAATATCAGGCGCTCGTCGCCAGCAGCGGTGGTCATTCGCACGGTGGCGGTGAGTCCGAGGGCCACGCGCATGCCGAGGGCGGCGAGGACCATCACGACGAGGGCGACGCGCACGCGCACACCGAAGGAGAGGAGCACAACGCGATGGCGGGCATGCAGATGGATGCGCCCAAGCCGCACTCGCACCCTTCGGGCACACCGCCGCACGTCGATGCGCCGAAGGACACGAAGGCACCGTCCGGTGAAGTGCACATCCATGCCGACGGCAAGAAGCACGTCCACGACGCAAAACCCACGGCCACGCCTGCCACTGCGAAGCCGACCACCGCCGACCCGCATGCCGGCATGGACATGCCCGAAACAGAACCGGCCAGCGATGGCCACGATCACCAACACTGA
- a CDS encoding DUF411 domain-containing protein — MHAATAVLVLGAVVSLGACAKQAPAPERAAEVTAEVAPVPAPTQALPLVVVHKSPSCGCCGLWVDHMRQAGFQVEVRDEDNVNPVKERVGVPYGKGSCHTAEVGGYFIEGHVPAADVKRLLAEKPDAKGLVLPGMPMGSPGMEMPDGHSEPYTVELVRRDGTTAAFAAH; from the coding sequence ATGCATGCTGCAACGGCCGTGTTGGTGCTGGGCGCTGTCGTATCGCTGGGCGCCTGCGCCAAACAGGCGCCAGCACCAGAACGCGCTGCCGAGGTCACAGCCGAAGTGGCACCAGTGCCCGCACCAACGCAAGCGCTGCCGCTCGTTGTCGTTCACAAGAGCCCGAGTTGCGGCTGCTGCGGCCTGTGGGTGGACCACATGCGCCAAGCCGGATTCCAGGTCGAGGTACGCGACGAGGACAACGTCAATCCGGTGAAGGAACGCGTGGGCGTGCCGTATGGCAAGGGGTCTTGCCATACCGCCGAGGTGGGAGGCTATTTCATTGAAGGCCACGTGCCGGCCGCGGACGTGAAGCGCCTGTTGGCCGAAAAACCCGACGCTAAGGGACTGGTGCTGCCCGGCATGCCAATGGGATCGCCCGGTATGGAGATGCCGGACGGGCATTCGGAGCCGTACACCGTCGAACTGGTGCGTCGGGACGGCACGACAGCGGCCTTTGCAGCGCACTGA
- a CDS encoding EF-hand domain-containing protein — MNKFVSLAAVGLLSLSAVAVAAEPQAHGSHAGHAAPTAEITPAQKEFRALDKNQDGKLSKAEMPAKHPMAAHFAMMDTNKDGVLSEAEYTGH, encoded by the coding sequence ATGAACAAATTCGTTTCGCTGGCCGCTGTCGGCCTCCTGTCCCTGTCCGCGGTAGCCGTCGCGGCGGAACCGCAAGCGCATGGAAGCCATGCGGGTCACGCGGCGCCGACTGCAGAAATCACCCCGGCCCAAAAGGAGTTTCGTGCGCTCGACAAGAACCAGGACGGCAAGCTGTCGAAGGCAGAGATGCCGGCCAAACATCCCATGGCCGCGCACTTCGCCATGATGGACACCAACAAGGACGGTGTGTTGTCGGAGGCCGAGTACACCGGCCACTGA
- a CDS encoding heavy metal-responsive transcriptional regulator produces the protein MKIGELAQRTGVPIDTVRYYERQGLLPEPERQPSGYRRYQSADVLRLRFVRRAKALGFTLEEIRELLALSSHRENDMGSLKAAAEQKLAGVEAKLAELTRIRDGLRTLIKACPGHGALGACPILHALNEDAA, from the coding sequence ATGAAGATCGGTGAACTCGCCCAACGCACCGGTGTCCCCATCGACACCGTGCGCTACTACGAACGGCAAGGACTGCTGCCGGAGCCGGAACGTCAACCGTCCGGCTACCGTCGGTACCAGAGCGCCGATGTCTTGCGCCTGCGTTTCGTGCGTCGCGCGAAGGCACTGGGTTTCACCTTGGAAGAGATTCGCGAACTGCTCGCACTCTCCAGCCATCGCGAGAACGACATGGGCAGCCTCAAGGCAGCCGCCGAGCAGAAGCTGGCGGGCGTCGAGGCCAAGCTGGCGGAACTCACGAGGATTCGCGACGGATTGCGGACGCTGATCAAGGCATGTCCCGGGCATGGGGCATTGGGCGCTTGCCCGATCCTGCACGCACTCAACGAGGACGCCGCATGA
- a CDS encoding heavy metal translocating P-type ATPase — MNTHTHSDHDAHGQGSCCANKKPAPASDNTVIDPVCGMQVDPNTTSHHVSHAGTDYHFCSARCREKFVTDPERYTTTSAKGEGKGSCCATKVPTSDSAVIDPVCGMQVDPDTTPHHASHAGTDYHFCSARCQAKFVSDPPRYLTPKAETAPAAPAGTIYTCPMHPEIRQEGPGTCPICGMALEPEMPSLEDEDNPELRDFSHRFWWTLPLTVVVFLLAMLGDRLTFLSMGARTWLELALSTPVVLWAGWPFFERCVQSIRNRSPNMFTLIGIGVASAFGYSVVATVAPDLFPDSFREHGRVGVYFEAAAVIVSLTLLGQLLELRARSKTSAAIKALLGLAPKTARRINDDGSEDDIPLEHVHIGYKLRVRPGEKVPVDGEVLEGRSSVDESMLTGESIPVEKTAGSRVIGATINGTGSLVIRADRIGSETVLSQIVQLVAQAQRSRAPMQRMADKVAFWFVLAVLAIAVLTFFGWGLFGPEPSWTYAVLNAVSVLIIACPCALGLATPMSIMVATGRAARAGVLFRDAEAIEQLRKIDTLIVDKTGTLTEGRPAFRAVMAADGFEDDTVLGLAASLEQGSEHPLANAILTEAKRRNLPLSTTDDFDSVTGKGVRGQIAGQKLALGNKALMAEVGADVAPLLARAESARGEGASVMFLAVNGRLAGAVSVADPIKATTLPALNALRAAGLHLVMASGDAQSTAEAVGRKLGIEDVRGEVRPQDKAALVQQLKAQGRRVAMAGDGVNDAPALAAADVGIAMGTGTDVAMSSAQVTLVKGDLSRILEARAISDATVANMKQNLAFAFLYNAIGVPIAAGVLYPVFGLLLSPMIAALAMSLSSVSVVTNALRLARVPLGATHAAPALSAHGASSH; from the coding sequence ATGAACACGCACACGCATTCCGATCACGACGCGCATGGGCAGGGCAGTTGCTGTGCGAACAAGAAGCCGGCACCAGCATCCGACAACACCGTGATCGATCCGGTCTGCGGCATGCAGGTTGATCCCAACACGACATCGCATCACGTCAGTCATGCCGGCACCGACTACCACTTCTGCTCGGCACGCTGCAGGGAAAAATTCGTGACCGACCCCGAGCGTTACACGACGACCTCGGCCAAAGGGGAAGGGAAGGGCAGTTGCTGTGCGACCAAGGTACCGACATCCGATAGCGCCGTGATCGACCCGGTCTGTGGCATGCAGGTCGATCCCGACACCACGCCGCATCACGCCAGCCACGCCGGCACCGACTACCACTTCTGTTCGGCACGCTGCCAAGCGAAATTCGTTTCCGACCCGCCGCGCTATCTCACGCCCAAGGCCGAGACGGCGCCCGCCGCGCCGGCGGGCACGATCTACACCTGTCCCATGCACCCGGAAATCCGCCAGGAAGGACCGGGGACGTGCCCGATCTGCGGCATGGCGCTGGAGCCGGAAATGCCCAGCCTGGAGGACGAGGACAACCCGGAACTGCGCGACTTCTCGCATCGCTTCTGGTGGACGTTGCCGCTGACCGTCGTGGTCTTCCTGCTGGCGATGTTGGGCGACCGGCTGACGTTCCTGAGCATGGGTGCCCGCACCTGGCTGGAACTCGCGTTGAGCACGCCGGTCGTGCTCTGGGCCGGCTGGCCGTTCTTCGAGCGTTGCGTGCAATCGATCCGCAACCGCAGCCCGAACATGTTCACGCTGATCGGGATTGGCGTTGCATCAGCCTTCGGCTATAGCGTGGTGGCCACTGTGGCACCGGATCTATTCCCGGATTCGTTCCGTGAGCATGGCCGGGTCGGCGTCTATTTCGAGGCCGCCGCGGTCATCGTGTCATTGACTCTGTTGGGGCAGTTGCTGGAGTTGCGTGCCCGCTCGAAGACTTCGGCGGCGATCAAGGCTTTGCTGGGGCTCGCGCCGAAGACGGCCCGTCGCATCAACGACGATGGCAGCGAAGACGACATCCCGCTCGAACATGTCCACATCGGCTACAAACTGCGCGTGCGCCCCGGCGAAAAAGTGCCGGTCGACGGCGAAGTGCTCGAAGGGCGCTCCAGCGTCGACGAATCGATGCTGACCGGCGAATCGATTCCGGTTGAAAAGACCGCAGGCAGCCGCGTGATCGGCGCCACGATCAATGGCACCGGGAGCCTCGTCATCCGCGCCGACAGGATCGGTTCGGAGACCGTGCTGTCGCAGATCGTGCAGCTCGTCGCCCAGGCGCAGCGCTCGCGTGCACCGATGCAGCGCATGGCCGACAAGGTCGCGTTCTGGTTCGTGCTCGCGGTGTTGGCGATTGCCGTACTCACGTTCTTCGGCTGGGGCCTGTTCGGGCCGGAGCCGTCGTGGACATACGCCGTCCTCAATGCGGTCTCGGTGCTGATCATTGCTTGTCCGTGTGCGCTGGGATTGGCCACGCCGATGTCGATCATGGTCGCCACCGGCCGCGCGGCGCGTGCCGGCGTATTGTTCCGCGACGCCGAGGCGATCGAGCAGTTGCGCAAGATCGATACCTTGATCGTCGACAAGACCGGCACCCTGACCGAAGGTCGCCCGGCGTTTCGCGCGGTCATGGCCGCCGACGGGTTCGAGGACGACACCGTGCTGGGCTTGGCGGCAAGCCTGGAGCAGGGCAGCGAACACCCGCTGGCGAATGCGATCCTGACCGAAGCCAAGCGCCGGAACCTACCGCTGTCGACGACCGATGACTTCGATTCGGTTACCGGCAAAGGCGTGCGCGGGCAGATCGCAGGGCAGAAGCTTGCCCTCGGTAACAAGGCGCTCATGGCCGAGGTGGGCGCCGATGTCGCGCCGCTGCTTGCTCGTGCCGAATCGGCGAGGGGCGAGGGCGCCAGCGTGATGTTCCTCGCCGTGAATGGGCGGTTGGCGGGCGCGGTGTCCGTGGCAGATCCGATCAAGGCCACGACCTTGCCGGCTTTGAACGCATTGCGTGCGGCAGGCCTGCATCTGGTGATGGCTTCGGGCGATGCGCAATCGACCGCCGAGGCGGTGGGTCGCAAACTCGGCATCGAGGACGTGCGAGGCGAGGTGCGTCCGCAGGACAAGGCCGCGCTGGTACAGCAACTCAAGGCGCAAGGGCGACGTGTCGCCATGGCCGGCGATGGTGTGAACGATGCGCCGGCTCTCGCGGCCGCGGATGTCGGCATCGCCATGGGCACCGGCACTGACGTCGCGATGTCCAGCGCTCAGGTCACCTTGGTCAAAGGCGATCTGAGCCGGATCCTGGAGGCGCGGGCGATTTCGGATGCAACGGTCGCCAACATGAAGCAGAACCTCGCCTTCGCCTTCCTCTACAACGCCATCGGCGTGCCGATCGCCGCCGGTGTGTTGTATCCGGTGTTCGGTCTGCTACTCAGCCCGATGATCGCGGCGCTGGCCATGAGCCTGAGTTCTGTTTCGGTCGTCACCAATGCGCTGCGCCTGGCGCGTGTTCCCCTGGGCGCAACGCACGCAGCACCCGCGCTGTCCGCACACGGCGCGTCTTCTCACTAA
- a CDS encoding YybH family protein, translated as MIHRIVFLALLVLPFASQAHDPAQHAKTNVPAIAAEAKPAVVAVDAFSSALQAGDLKRAGTWLADDVLILESGGAEHSKAEYMGGHATHDAEFLKGAHVQLKQRTAKVAGELAWIGTESELHTSKDGKPVTTLSTETMVLKRGKDGWRIVHIHWSSRAKR; from the coding sequence ATGATCCATCGAATTGTTTTCCTCGCCTTGCTGGTGCTTCCATTTGCATCGCAAGCACATGACCCTGCGCAGCATGCGAAGACCAACGTACCTGCCATCGCCGCCGAGGCGAAGCCTGCGGTTGTGGCCGTGGATGCCTTCTCAAGCGCATTGCAGGCCGGTGATCTGAAGCGTGCTGGCACCTGGTTGGCCGACGATGTACTGATCCTAGAAAGCGGCGGTGCCGAGCACTCGAAAGCCGAATACATGGGCGGGCATGCAACGCACGACGCCGAGTTCCTGAAAGGCGCGCATGTGCAGTTGAAGCAACGCACGGCCAAAGTGGCGGGCGAGTTGGCGTGGATTGGCACCGAAAGTGAACTGCACACCAGCAAGGACGGCAAGCCGGTGACCACGCTGAGCACCGAAACCATGGTGCTCAAGCGCGGTAAGGACGGCTGGCGCATTGTCCATATCCATTGGTCCTCGCGGGCGAAGCGATGA
- a CDS encoding copper resistance protein B, translated as MKTIMTLAALAAGLLLALNAAAQDHSQYQMPMPAAQDHSQHQMPAMQDHTQHQVKPKAVPKVKPKPKAKPAATPKTKAAVPAAPMDHAAMGHAMPAQQPAAVDHSAMGHDAAQPVPMDHAAMGHAMPRPADQPITPIPVLTDEVRAAAIPPPNDHPVHDNGVQHYVLFNRLEGFDTDDGTGMAWEGQAWVGTDLNKLWLRSEGERVGGHTEGADLEVLYGRAFARWWDVVAGVRHDFKPGASQDFVAIGVQGLAPYKFEVEATAYLGQSGQTAARLEAEYETLLTNRLILQPLVEVSFYGKNDERRGIGSGLSTAEAGLRLRYEFTRQFAPYIGVVHERAFGRTADFRRAADEGVNDTRFVAGIRIWF; from the coding sequence ATGAAGACGATCATGACGCTCGCAGCACTCGCTGCTGGCCTGCTGCTGGCCTTGAATGCCGCTGCACAGGATCACTCGCAATACCAGATGCCGATGCCTGCTGCGCAGGATCATTCCCAGCACCAAATGCCGGCGATGCAGGATCACACGCAGCACCAGGTCAAACCGAAAGCCGTACCGAAGGTAAAACCAAAGCCGAAGGCCAAACCCGCCGCCACGCCGAAGACGAAGGCAGCGGTACCCGCCGCACCGATGGATCACGCGGCCATGGGCCACGCGATGCCGGCACAGCAACCGGCTGCCGTGGACCACAGCGCCATGGGACATGACGCCGCCCAACCGGTGCCAATGGATCATGCCGCGATGGGGCATGCCATGCCGCGTCCCGCCGACCAACCCATCACGCCGATTCCGGTACTCACGGATGAAGTTCGTGCAGCGGCCATCCCGCCACCGAATGATCATCCTGTGCACGACAACGGCGTGCAGCACTATGTGCTGTTCAACCGCCTCGAAGGCTTCGATACCGACGATGGCACCGGCATGGCATGGGAAGGCCAAGCCTGGGTCGGCACCGATCTCAACAAGCTCTGGCTGCGCAGCGAGGGCGAGCGAGTAGGGGGGCACACCGAAGGCGCGGATCTCGAAGTGCTGTACGGCCGTGCATTCGCCCGCTGGTGGGATGTGGTCGCCGGCGTGCGCCACGACTTCAAACCGGGCGCATCGCAGGACTTCGTTGCGATCGGCGTGCAGGGCCTGGCGCCGTACAAGTTCGAGGTGGAAGCGACCGCGTATCTCGGCCAATCCGGCCAGACCGCTGCGCGCCTGGAGGCCGAATACGAAACGCTGCTGACCAACCGGTTGATCCTGCAGCCGCTGGTTGAAGTCAGTTTCTACGGCAAGAACGACGAACGCCGCGGCATCGGTTCCGGTCTGAGCACCGCCGAGGCCGGTTTACGCCTGCGCTATGAGTTCACCCGGCAATTCGCGCCGTACATCGGCGTGGTTCATGAACGCGCCTTCGGTCGCACTGCAGATTTTCGTCGCGCGGCGGACGAAGGCGTCAACGACACCCGCTTCGTGGCGGGGATCCGGATCTGGTTCTGA